In the Deltaproteobacteria bacterium genome, TTTGCTCAATGCGCCGCACGAACGACGCGTCGAAGATTGCATTGGCATCGGTCTGCTTGGCTTGCGGATACTGCAACGAAAGAATATCCAAACCGCTGCGGATCACTGACAGCAAAGGCGTCGGCACCAGCTCCATCTCAGCGAGCGTGTTCTGATAGGTCTCTTCAAGAATCTCGTCGGCCGCGCCGCGCAGGTTCTTGCGCATGACCGCCAGGCTCTTCTCTTTCTGAGTTTTAAAAATATACAGTCCTTCGATCAGAGTTTTCAGGAAACGCTCGATCAGCTCAGGATTTTTCACGACTGTCTGGCGCAACGTCGTAACCGTGTTAGACGGATACGTGATGCCGAGCTTTTCGTAATTGACCAGCTCGCGAAAACCCAACTTCTTGGCGCTCAAATTGAGCGGCATGTTAAGCGGCGCGGCGTCGACGATGCCGCGCTCCAAGGTTTGCAAACCGAGCGCGGGTTCGCCGACGACCAAAAGCTTTACGTCGCGGTCGGGAACCAGTCCCAGCTTCGCGCGCAAAACATATCTGATGATCGAATCGGAGATCGAACCGGCGCGGCCGACGCCGATGGTCTTGCCGCGCAAATCTTCAGGACTTTTGATCTCCGGCTTTGAATAGATCGCGCCGCCGACTTTGTTCATGAAGTTGGCGACGATCACTTGATCCTTGGCGCCGACGATGTGCGAAGTCAGCGCGCCGCTGCCGGTGGCGATGACGATCGGCACATCGCCGCTCATCAGCAACTGCTGCGGCCGCATTCGGCCGGCGTAAACCGCTTTGAGATCGATGCCGTATTTCTTGCCGAGGCCGTCCTCCACGGCGATCCACATCGGCGTGTAATGGCCGGAGAAGGAAGCGTAGCCGACTGTGACAGGATCCAATTGCGTTGCCGCGACGGCGCTCGCGACGAAAGTCGAATACCAGCCAAGGACAGCTACAAGACAGAGAATGATTCCAAGCATCATCGCTCACCGCCAGTTAATTCGTCATGCCGGCGGAGGCCGGCATCCATCTTGGCATTCGCTTCACCCGCAAAAACTTGGATTCCGGCCTGCGCCGGAATGGCGGAATGAAGAGCAACTGCTGGTCGACGAATTCCGCACCCGCCTGAATACCGCCGAGGGTCATTCATCTATGTTCGCGTCGCCACCGGCGCGATATAGCGCTTGAATAATTGCAACGCCACCTGCGGCATCGTCTCCGACAAAAGCCCAACGGCGTAAAGTAAGTAAGACGAATCCAAAAATAATTGCGGATCGCGCGGCCGTAGCGCTTGCACGCCGTGCCGATCGGCGTCCGAGCGCTGGGCTAGGATGTAACCGGCGTGGGGATTGTGCACGAAGACGCCGCCGATGCCGATTAACGTGCGCGTGTCGCGCATGTCTTTGCCATAATGCACCCACGCCTCGCCTTCGCGCGCGACCACGCGCTCGCGCCGGCCGACGTGGCGCTCGACGGCGATGGTGACGGCGTTATTGGCCAGCACCGCGTCCGCGGCGATGTGCCACTTTTCCAGCGGCACCGTGCCGGTCTCTTGGGTGATCTGTTCGATGTAGTCGTTTAGCTGTTCGCGCTCGACGACGGCATCGGGAAATCCATCGCGCAAATCGTCGAGCAGTTTGTCCAAGCCGACGCGCCCAACAATTGTCGCGGCGTTGAAACGAATTCCCAGATCGCCTTCGACGGTTCGTTTCGCATAGGACTCAGCCAATCCTTGAGCGATGACGTTTTCACCCTGCGGCTGACCGTAGCCGATGGAATGAACGTCAGTGGTCGCGCCGCCGACGTCGACGACCAACATGTCGCCCCAGCCTTTTTCCTCGCCCGTGCCGTCGGCGCCGATGCGCACTCCTTGCAGCACCGCCATCGGCGTCGGCAAAACCACCGGCACCATGCCGGTCAACGCGTCGAGCCCCTTCGCGTGGGTGATCCGGGCCATAAAAATTTCCCGAATCGCTTCGCGCGCCGCTTCCACCGCCAGCTTGCCCGCTTTGGGCATGACGTTATCGACGACGATCGCTTCTTTGCCATGTTGTTTCAATTCAGCGGCAACTTGGTCGGTGACGGCTGAATTGCCCGCGACGACAATCGACACCGAAAGCATTGAGCGCGCCAACAGACGAGCGTTGTGCAAAATAGTTTCGCTATCGCCGCCGTCGACGCCACCGGTCAGCAGGATCATGTCGGGGCGAAGCGCTTCGATCTCTTTAATCTTGTCATCGCTGAGCTTGAACGCGGTGGAGCCGACGATCTTGGCGCCGGCGCCGAGCGCCGCTTGATTCGCCGCTTCGACGGTCAAGCCGGGAACGTTGCCGACAACCGCAATGCGCAAACCTCCCGCCGCGCTGCTCGAAGCCAAAACTTTATTGCCGGCGAGCATCGACAAATCTTTCGGCTGCGCGTCGAATATAGAATGCTTTTCGTGCAGCAACGTCAGCGCGCGCAGCAACCCTTCGCGCACGTCGGTCGACACCGTCGAAGGCGATTGGCTCCGGCCAATGACTTGCGCCCGAGTCAAATCGACAGCCGTGACCTTGGTAAACGTGCTGCCGAAATCGATGAGGATGGCGAGTGGGTTCATGGGAGAATCGGATCAATGAAAAATAAAAAATGTAAAATTAAAAAAATCCTCGGCTCGAAGCCGCGGGATTCGAACAATGTCGAATGGAAGTTGACTACCCTTTCCGTCATTCCCCCGAACGCGGGAATCCAGGCGAGGGCGGACACGCAGGTCCGCCCCTACAGAAAAAACCTGGATGCCCACTTTACCGTCACCCCGGTGAAAACCGGGGTCCATCCCCATCCCCTTCAGATGGATACCGTTCTCCAACGGTATGACGGACCTTTCCCGATAGAAACATTCACTGACCTCACTTTCTAACTTGATTCGCCCGCGCCAGCAGTTCGTATGGAAGCGTGATTCCAATTTGTTTCGCTGCCTGCAGGTTAATGATGAATTCAAACCTCATCGCCTGCTGTACAGGCAACTCGGCAGGTTTCGTTCCCTTGAGGATTCTGTCTACGTAGTGGGCTGCCTTGCGGAACAGGTCATCGAAGTCCGCCCCGTAGGACATAAGACCGCCCTCATCGACAAACTCCTTCTGGAAGTAAATAGCCGGCAACCGGTATTTGACGGCAAGCTCGACGATCCGCTTTCTTTCCGCGAAAAAGTTGCGAGCGCCGGTCGTCATAATCGCGCCCACCTGCTTCTGCTTGGCGGTTTTAAAGGCGCTCTCTAAACCTTTGGCGTCGACTTGAGTCGCGATCTCCTCCAATTTTAGCTTCAGAAACAAAGCCGCAGGCCTGAGCTCTTTTAGCTGGAGGTCTGTTATTATGCTGGTTCCCAGCGGCCGCAGAAGCCCAACTCGGCTGAGCTTGGGGACTGCGTCCTTGAGTATCTCTAGCCTTTTGGTATTTAGCTCGGGCGATAAATTCGAGAAACCGGTGACATTGCCCCCCCGGCCGCGCCAGGCTGGCAACCAAACCTGCACCCACGGGGTCCGCAACGTTCGCCATCACGATGGGAATGGTAGTCGTGACGCTCTTGGCCGCTAACGCCGACGGTCCCGATGCGACCAAAATCAAATCAAGCTTAAGTCGAACCAGCTCCGCCGCAAGCTCACGCAGGCGCTCATTCTTTTGCTCGGCATATCGGTACTCAATGGTGAGATTCTTTCCCTCGATCCAGCCGAGCTTGCGCAGCTCCTGCCGGAACACCTCCAAGAGCCCTGCGCTACTAGAAGCAGTGCTTGGATCCAGCAAACCGATGCGAAAGATTTTCCCCGACTGCTGCGCCTCGGCGAGAGAAGCAGTCGTCAGAAAGAAAGTTGTCAGCAGCCGGATGGCGGTTCTTCTATTCATTTTATCTCCACAACTTTTCATTCTTCACTTCTTACGACCCACGATCGCTTCACAAAGAAAAATCCGAAAGTCTTACTGTTGCCTATTGCCTATTGCCTGATGCCTTCTTCATTTCATTTCGCCGACGCGATCATGCGGTACAGATCCATGATGCGTTTGTCGCGCAGCGTGGTTTCGACGTCGCGGTTCAAGTCCGCGCCGCGGATCAAGCCGATCTCCAGGCCGAGCTTGTCGGCTTCTTTTAAAAACTGCTCGTCCTTGGTCATCGCCGCGAAGGCGTCGCGCAGCTCTTTCACCCGATCCGCCGGCACTCCGGGCGGCAGCGCTATCGCTCGGCCGATGTTCTGCGCCGCGGCGAGCGCGCTCAGCAAACCTTTACTGCCCGCCGGCGCAAGCTCGGCTATACTCGGCACTCCCGGCACTCGCGGGTCGCGGACTTTTCTCGACGTCACCAGCGGCGTGATATAGCCGCTCTTAAGCCATTCCCGTTTGGTCGCCATGAGCGAACCGGTTCCTTGGGCGCGGCCGTCGAGCGCGCCGCGTTCGATGTCGAGCAAGATTTCCGGCGTGCCCGGATATCCTGGGATCACGCGAAAATCCAGACCGAGAATCTGCTCCACCACCTTGACGACAAAGTTGCTGGTGTGGTCAAGGGACTGCGCGCCCATGCGCGGCTGCTTGCCTTCCTTGTTGGCTTTTTTGATCAGCTCCAAGCTCGCGTACGGCGTCGCGGATCTAACGTAAACCGTCTGCGCTTCGTCGAGCGCCTGGCCGATGTAAATAAATTTCTCCAGATCGAACTTGATGGCATCGTTGTGTCCGGCCACGGCGAAGATCGCGCCGGTGTTGATGTTGCTCATCGTCAAACCGTCCGGTTTGCGCAAATTATAAAGTTCGTTAACGGCGATCAGTCCGCCGGCGCCGGGCTTGTTGACGACGAGAATCGACGGCTTGCCGGGAATATACCTTTCCAGATGGCGCGCGAGCAGCCGCACGGTCTGATCGGTCCCGCCCCCCGGCGAAGAGCCGGCGAACAGGGTGATCGTCTTGCCGGCGTAAAAACTTTTGGCTGGTTGCGCGCGCAGCGGTGAAGCCGCGAGCAGGCCGAAGAAAAACACGCAGACAAAAATCTTAAGTGTAATTCTTGCTGTCGTTTGCAAATTCCGCCCTCACCCTAACCCTCTCCCACTTCGTGGGCGAGGGAACAAATCAACGATCGCCAAATCTGGAATTTGGAATCTGCAATTTGAAATCTGAGATGCCGAGCGCAGCTCGGCCTAATATCCCCAGCGCGTCTCAACGGTTTTGAGGCGCTGAAACTCTTCGTCTAATTCTTTGCGGCCGCGCAGCTCTTTAAACGCTTCGTCGACCAGATCCTGCGCGACAACGTCCTTGATCGCGGGGACGTTATAGTTAAGCTCGCCCAACCGCTCTTCCTCTTTGAGCATGTCTGCGAAGCCAGTGGCGCGGCCGTTGAGTGGAAACGGCATCGCTTCCAAATCGCGCAGGCTGCGGGCATGGGGGTTGGCGCGCTCCTCTGGGTCCGGGCTCGACAAGCGCAAGCGCTTTTCGAGCCGGTTGATGTACTCGTAGTTCCTCGGCATGTCGCGCACGAACCAGTAGGAACGGATCATGCCTTTGAGAAAGGCTTTGACCATATCCGGCCGCTCTTCGAGGATTTTCCCAGTCGCCGCGATGATCCGTTCGGGACGGCCGTCGGGATATTGATCCGCCGGCGAGACCAAAATGTTGCAGCCTTCTTTGAGCAAATCTTCGGCGTACCACGGCGGCACCGGCGCGCATTCGACCCGGCCGCTGCGGATCGCTTCGACATGCAGTTGGGAGGCCACGCCGAGGCGCACCCACTCGACATCCTTCTCTAGATTCAACCCGGCTTTGACCAACTGAATCTGAATCGCCCAGTGGCGAATGCTGTTGTAGTCGCTGATGCCGACGCGCTTGCCTTTGAGTTCCGCCAGCGACTTGATATGCGGCGGCGCCACCCAGACGTTGGTATGTTGGTTGCGCCAGCCGGCGATGATGTAGAGATCGGCGCCGCGCGCGCGCTGATAGAACACCGTGCGCGACTGCACGTCCAAGGCGATGTCCACCGACTTTTCTTTCATCGCCTGGGAGATGCCGAGCTTTTCCAAACCGAACGGCACCATGGAATCGGTGAGCAGCTCATAGGCATGGGAGCCGCTGTCGTTCTTCAAACCTTCGTCGTAAAAAAAGTTCATCTCATGTGCCGTCCGCACCGGCACTTGATGCAGCATATGATAACAAGTCGGCGCAATGCGCAGTTTTCCATCAAGCATTTTAGTTTCTCACTTCCCTGGATTTTTCAGCGAATGTTAATTTCAGTCGCGAGCTCGTCCATATCAATAAAAAAGCCACAGCGCCAACAACCCGGCGAGGGAAATAAGCGTGACAACCTCCAGCGCAGTTCGCTTCCAACCGGTAAGAGCGAAAGTAATGCGCGGCACATGCTTCGGCTTAGCTTCTATCGGCGCACTGGTGCTAACTTCGTCGCCACCATCACGCAGCAACGGCAACGCCCGCGCGACATCTTGCCGCTGCACCTGAACTTTGATCTCGCCAGTGCCAAGTGCGCCAGTCGCCGCATCCCGGTCGTCGACCAGCAAACACTCGATCTTCGCGGCTTCCAGCTTGGCGGCGATCAGCCGCGCTTCTTGGCGCCGATGCACCGTCGCGATGGTGATGTAGCCGAGCTTTGAATTGTCCGCTGCGTGGGCCATGGTCTGCTCACCTTTCTACTTGCCAAAATAATTTCTGAACTCGTCGAGATATTTTTTATAACTGACCTGCACTTCTTCCATCGCCAACGGCAGGATCTTCTCCGCGTTGATCTCTTTGAACGCCGGGTCCAAACCGGCGACGTTGCTGCGGCCCGGTAGCCGCTGTTCGCGCGCCAACAACTCGGCGACCTGGTCGGAGAGCATGAAGTCGATCAAAAGCTTGGCCGAGTTGGGATGAGGCGGACGCTTGGCGATCTGCAACGTCGCCGGCTGCACCACCAGCGGATCGGGATTCTTGATCCAGTCCACCGGCGCGCCTTTTTTCTTGAGCATCTCGGCGGCGTGGCCGCGGCCGATGTAGACGGCGAACTCACCGGCGGCGAGCAACGCATTGCCGCGGGCTGAAGATTCCGAGCGCGGTTCATGCTTCGACAACGCTTGCATGAGCTGCTTGCCCTTCTCCGCGCCGTAGCGCTTCATCATGCCGGCGTACCAGGTTACTTGCTCCTGTTCCACCGCCAGCCGTCCTTTGTATTTCGGATGGGCGAGATCGGGCCAATCCCGCGGCCGCTCGCTGGCGGGAATCAACTTGGTGTTGTAGATGATCGTCATCGGATTGTAATAGAGCGTCGTCCACAAACCGTTCTTGTCCTTGAACGCCGGCGCAAAGTTCTTGCTCTCCGGCGAAAGATAAGAACCGGCGATGCCCTGCTCGATCAACACTTGCGTATGAAACCCACCGCCAAAGTTGAGCACGTCGACTAAATATTTTTTGGCGCGGTACTCGGTCATCAAGCGCTGCAACATCTTATCGCTGTCGGCCTTGTACTGCTTGACCCGGAGAAATGGATATTTGCTTTCGAACAGCTTCCAAACGTTCTGCGCCGTATCCGTGCGCAACGTCACGTAAGCTTCGATCTCGCCGCCCTCTTTCTTCGCCGCCTCGACAATCTTCGGATCGCTAACCTGCGCGTAAGCGCTCGCCGCCAAGGCAATCTGCCCACTTACGATCACGCCAATCATCCCACGCATGGCAACCTCCAAAATTCTGACCACTGACTATTTCTTATAAAGCGCTCGGATAAACCCACTATCATCCAATTTCTTCACAAACGACGGCTCGACGATCAAAGTCGCATCGGTTTGCTTGGCCTGCGGATATTGTAGCGAAAGCATGTCCAAGCCGGCTTTGACCACTGCCAATGACGGATAGGGCGCCTCGTCGATAGTGGCGCGCGTCTGTTGATAAGATTCTTCCAAAATATCTTCGTCGGCGCCTTTCATGTAGCGCCGAAACACCGCCATGGTCTTGGCCTTGTTGGACTTGAAGATGGAGATCCCTTCAATCAGACATTTTAAAAATTTCTCCACCAAGTCGGGATTGCTGGCGACGGTTTGGCGCAACACCACAACGCTCGTGTACGGATACTCGACCCCGAGTTTATCGAAGCTTGCGAGTTCGTGAAATCCAGCGTTGCGGGCGATGAACAAGTGCGGAATCGACATCGCCGCGTTCCAACGCTTGCAAGCCGAGAAAAGGTTCGCCAGTGGGCAGCAACTTCACGTCCCGGTCGGGAATAAGTCCGAACTTGCTGCGCAAAACATATCTCACCGTGGCATCCAAAAACGCCGCCGGCCGGCCAGTGGCGATGGTCTTGCCTTTCAGATCTTCAACGCTTTTGATTTCCGGCTTGGCGAATAGCGATGTGCCAATTTTGTTGGTGATCGTCGCGACCAACACCTGATCCTTGATTCCCACGATGTGAGAAGTCATCGTGCCGGTGCCCGAGGCAATGACGATGGGCACCTCGCCGGTAGCGAGCTGCTGCTGCGGCCGCACCCGGCCGGCATAAATCGCCTTCAAATCCAAACCGTACTTAAGCCCAACATGCTCCTCGACCACGATCCAAAGCGGCGCGTAGGTCGCCGTGATATTCGAATAGCCAACAGTCAAAGGTTCGAGTCGCGCGGCGCCAAAGGCATCGAAGCCCACAAGCAACACAGGAACGAACAGCAAAATCGAACCAAAACACTTTCGCCCATCCATCACATTACCTCGTGCGAAATCTCCGAACTTCTGACAACTGCCCACTGACCACTGACTACTTCCGATTATAAAGCCCCCTAATAAACCCGCTATCGTCAATCTTCTTCATAAACGAGCCATCGACCATGGCGCTCACATCGGCCTGCTTCGCCTGGGGAAATTGCGGCGTCAACATTTCCAGAGCATTTTTAAATACCGCCAACGTCGGATGCGGCGCTTCGTCCAGCGTCGCCACGGTGTGCTGGTAGGTCGCGTCGAGGATTTCGTCGCTGCTGCCGCGCTGATACTTGGCCAAAACCGCCATGCCTTTCTGCTTGTCGGTTTTGATGATGTGCGTGCCTTCGATCAAACACTTCAAAACTTTCTCGATCAACTCCGGCTGTTTGGTCAAGAGCGGCCGCAGTACCGTCACCGTCGAGTAAGGATAGGTCACGCCAAGATTGTCGTAGTTGGCGATCTCGCGAAACCCCATCTTGCGCGCGACGAACATATACGGCGCCGACATCCCCGCCGCGTCGACCACGCCGCGCTCTAGCACTTGAATCGCCAGCGCCGGCTCGCCGGTGGGCATGAACTTCACGTCGCGATCCGGCACCAAGCCGAACCGGCTCTGCAGCACATAGCGGGTCATGACATCTTGAAACGCGCCGGGCCGGCCGGTGGCGACGAGTTTGCCTTTCAACTCTTCGACGCTCTTGATGTTCTGGCGGGAAAAAATTGCCGAGCCTACTTTATTCGTGATGGTCGCCACCATCACCTGATCTTTGACGCCGACGATATGCGAAGTCATGGCGCCGGTGCCGGTGGCCAAAACGAACGGCACATCGCCGCTGGCAAGTAATTGTTGCGGCCGCACCCGTCCCGCGTAAATCGCCCGCACATCTAAACCATACTTAGCGCCCAAGTGCTCCTCCACCGCCACCCACAACGGCGCGAAAGCGCCCGCGAAAGTGGAATAGCCGATGGTCACCGGTTCGAGCTTGGTCGCGGCGAATAGACGCGACGTTGTGAATAAGAAAGCGAGAACGACGAATAGCGCAGCGTGGAGTTTTTCTACAAGCATGTTTCGATTTGCCATCGTGGTGCGGCCAAGTCAATCGGTGAGGGCGAAGTCGTATCACGTATAATAAATCGTCAATAACTGAACAACCCTCGGCTCCAAGTCGACTCCCCTTCCGTCATTCCCATGAAAACGGGAATCCAGGCGAGGGCGAGTCGCGACCCGCCCTACGGCAAAAAACCTGGATACCGGCTTTCACCGGTATGACGATTCGGTTTATCTTTGTTGCTGCAAACACGGCTCCGATTCGTTTCACTAACCTTTGGCCGAAACTTGCTTTGTCTGAATCTCTGCTCCGATATCGATTTGCAGTAAATCTTCGCCGACCAGCAACGGTCCGTCATATCTTTTTCGCGTCGCCGGGATCAAGTCCTGCGCCGTCGCGCTACCGAACAAGAGCAAATGATTGTAAACCGCCAGTTTCGGTTTTGTCCGGGCGAAGACTTCGCCGGCTTGCTCGGGGGTCGTGTGGTTGGCGCCGATTCTTTTCAATTGCTTGGGATCTTCCGCGGCGCCGCCGGCCACCGCCGTCACTTCATGAACCAAGAGATCGACGCCTTGGGCATGGCGAATCAAGTTTTCATTGAATGTGGTATCGCCCGACAACACCACCGCGCGATTTTGGTAATCGATACGGTAACCGAAGGCCGGTAATTCCTCGCCGCCGTGATCGACTTCGAAGGCGCTGATCTTGACGCCATCGCCGTCGAAGACCACGCCTTCGGAAATTTCCTGCGGCGCCAACTGCACCCCATCCGATTGATAACTTTTACTGCGCACGCGAATATCGACGTGAAACGCCAGCGGCAGATGCTCCATCATCTGCCGCGTCCCCACCGGTCCGTAAACCGCCAGCGGCTGAGCGCGCATGCCCCAAGGCCGGCCGATCCAACCGGTCAACCAGAGATCGGGAAATCCGACGACATGATCCGAATGATGGTGGGTTAGAAACAATCCGTTGATGTCGCTGAACGGAATGGCCAGCTGATGCAGCCGCTGCATGGCGCCTCGGCCGGCGTCGAAAATAAATTTTTGCCCGCCGACTTCCACCAGCGTGCTCGGTCCGAAGCGATCCAAGCGCGGCGGCGGCGCGCCGGTGCCGAGAAGCGTCACGCGAAAAATATTGTCATTGGTTTGCGCCATACTGTGCTCCGTAACTTCTACGCTGGAAAATTTTAAGTAACGCCAATGCGGCCGCCAAACTTATTTGAATTTGATGCCAAGCTCCGTTTGCGCCGCGCGTAACGCGGACAGATCGACAAAGTCGCTGACGAGCGTAGCTTGTTTGAGTTCGAGCAATTCCTTGGTGTCCTGCACGACCAAGCCAAGCCCGTCCATCGGAATCCCACCGTCGGCGTTGTAAACCCGCCAGATCGAGTCGTAAGTCGCCGCGGCGATCTCCGCGCCGGCGCGCTGCCATTCCATGAGAAACTTGATCGTGCCGTCGCGATTGCTGCGAATATAACCGTTGGCCTTGATGCCGGCTTTGATCATTCTTTTGATCTCGTCCGGTTTGTCCTTTAGCCGCTTGGCGTGAATCGCCAGACCGCTCTGCGGAAAGCTCAGCAGCTCATGAGTGCGCGCGAGCACTATGTAGCCGAGCTTTTTCCCCTCGACATCGAAGGGCGGCGGCACCATCGCGCCGTCGGCCAATCCTTGTTTCATCAACGCCAAGCGCGCCTGGGCCGCGCCCACCGACAGAAATTTGATCTCCTTATCGGGATTGAGCTTGGCTTGTTGGAGAATCATCCGGGCGATGCGCGTCGGCGCGCCGTTGACCGCGCCCACAGCGATGGTCTTGCCGGCGAGATCGCTAAGCGTTTTCACTCTGGCGTGGCTCAACAGCAGCAACGTCGACGACGGCTCGAAACAAGCGACGATCTTCAGCGGCAAGCCGGCGAGCGCGCCGCGAATGCCTTGCGGAATGCCCACCGTGTAGTCGATATCGCCGCTGGTCAGCGCGGCCAACGCCGCGTTGCCGCGAATGAGCACGATCTCGCCATCGATGCCTTCCTGTTTGAGCAAACCGAGCTTTTGCGCCAATGGAAAAGTAATAAATTGCCCGCCCACGTCCGGCACCGCCAAGCGAATTTTATCCGCTGCGTCCGCCAACGTTAACGGCAGCAAAAACCAGAGAATTAGTAGGAACATCGTTAGTCGCCAGTCACTTCGCGGCCAACAGCGATTTCACGAAGCCGCTCTGATCGAGCTCGCGCACCAAGCGGTTGTCGAAAAAATCTTCGGGCTTGGCGCCCTTCGCTTTGGGCGTGGTTCTTTCTAAATCCTGCAGCAATCCGGGAATCCCCGCCGGATAGGGCGGCACGGTGAAGCCGTTCTTGATGCTCAACTCATAGGTTTCGTCGAGCACTTCTTTATCTTCGGTGCGAAAATATTTACCCATGGTCTTGATCGCGAAGGCGCGGTCTTTCATGCCACGCACCGCGCCTTCGATATAAGCGCGCAGAAAGCGCCGGGCGATGTCTTCGTTGGCTTTTAAATAGCGCCGCGTCGTCACCACGCCGTTGACGTGATACTCGACGTCGAGTCCGGTCAGATCCATCAAGTCTCTCAACTTCAAGCGCTTGGCTTGCAGCGTCGCTGGCGGACTGATCGCCGCCGCGTTGACCCTGCCCGCGGCCATCGCCGTCACGGTTTCCGCCGGCCCGCCGGTCTGCACCATGGTCACGTCGCGGTCCGGCTCGAGACCCGCCTTGCGTAGCGCGATGCGCGATGCCAGATCGGACTGGGTGCCGAAGCGCGTCACGCCGAAAACTTTGCCTTTCAAATCCTCCATGCGCGCGATGTTCGCCTGGCCGTAAATCCACCAGTTAAATTTTTTCACGATAGTCGCAAGAATCACCGTGTCGGTTCCCGATAGCGCGGCTTGAATCGGCCCGGCGCCGCCGGCTTGAATGATCGGCAGCTCGCCGGAAAGCATCGCTTGGATCGCCAGTGAGCTGCCGGGAATGCTGATCACCTCGACGTTGAGTCCGTGCTTCTCGTAAAAATTTCCTTCCTTGGCGAACCAAATCGACATCTGCGCCGCCGACGCCGAGCCGCCGCCGACACGAAGCTTGTCGAGTTTTTTCTCTTGCGCCTGTAACGAAAGCGAAGCAAAACAAATCGCGGCAATAGTAATGCAAGTTGCGACTTGGCAAATCTTCATGGGATCTCCCGAGATTAGTGAAACGATTTATCTTCTCACCTATAGCACAGGCAAACCCATTTTTGTCGAGAGACTGATGACGGCGATCAGGATATTCGTCTGGATTTGCACTTCGACTGACGGATCTCCATGGGCACGACGACCATTAGCACACGGATGAGAACAATCGACGAATTTTCACTCCGTCATTCGAGTGAAAACCGGAATCCATGAATTTGAATCCTAGATGGACACCGGCCTTCGCCGGTGTGACGCTGACTGGGTTAAGCGTTTTTAAACGATCGAGACGCTGGTGATCGGCAACTATTGGGGGATCGCCTTTTAATTCGCGGCCGACGGCGCGATCGACACGCCTTGGACGCCGGCTTTCTTGATCGCCTGGGCGACGAAGCCTGAGGCTTTCACGTCTTCGATAAATTCGCGCAGATATTTCACCGCATCGCCGCGCCCCTTGACGATGCCGAGGGATTGTTGGATCGCCATGAAGCGTTCGGGAAAAATCCGCCCACCGGGAACCTTCGGCAGATTCATTTCGAGATGTTGGCGCACGCCGGCGAGCACGTCGACTTTGCCGGACGTGATCAAGTCGATGGCGCTGTTCTGGCTCGACGCCCGCACCAACTGCGCTTTTTTCAACTCGCGGCTCAAGAATAAATCGTAAGCGCTCTTGCCCGACACGCCGACCCGAATGCCGTCGCGATCGACGTCGGCGTTGACGCGCAGCGCCGAGCCGGCCGGCGCGAGATACACGCCTTCGATTTCAATGTAAGGCGGCGCGAAGTCGATTTCTCCGGCGCGTCCCGGATCGACGGCGAGAAACGCGACATCCCAAGCGCCGGTTTTGGCCGCGTCGAACATTTTGCCCGCCGCCTCGAAGCCGACAAGCTCAACCTCCACGCCGATGCGCCGGCCGATCTCCCGGCCAAGATCCACCGCCACCCCGCGCAGCTCGCCGCTGGCGGGATCTTTGCTCGCGAGCACGAGGT is a window encoding:
- a CDS encoding ABC transporter substrate-binding protein, which encodes MANRNMLVEKLHAALFVVLAFLFTTSRLFAATKLEPVTIGYSTFAGAFAPLWVAVEEHLGAKYGLDVRAIYAGRVRPQQLLASGDVPFVLATGTGAMTSHIVGVKDQVMVATITNKVGSAIFSRQNIKSVEELKGKLVATGRPGAFQDVMTRYVLQSRFGLVPDRDVKFMPTGEPALAIQVLERGVVDAAGMSAPYMFVARKMGFREIANYDNLGVTYPYSTVTVLRPLLTKQPELIEKVLKCLIEGTHIIKTDKQKGMAVLAKYQRGSSDEILDATYQHTVATLDEAPHPTLAVFKNALEMLTPQFPQAKQADVSAMVDGSFMKKIDDSGFIRGLYNRK
- a CDS encoding ABC transporter substrate-binding protein → MVPMINPSLISALAPTGKLRVGINSGNLVLASKDPASGELRGVAVDLGREIGRRIGVEVELVGFEAAGKMFDAAKTGAWDVAFLAVDPGRAGEIDFAPPYIEIEGVYLAPAGSALRVNADVDRDGIRVGVSGKSAYDLFLSRELKKAQLVRASSQNSAIDLITSGKVDVLAGVRQHLEMNLPKVPGGRIFPERFMAIQQSLGIVKGRGDAVKYLREFIEDVKASGFVAQAIKKAGVQGVSIAPSAAN
- a CDS encoding ABC transporter substrate-binding protein, which gives rise to MFLLILWFLLPLTLADAADKIRLAVPDVGGQFITFPLAQKLGLLKQEGIDGEIVLIRGNAALAALTSGDIDYTVGIPQGIRGALAGLPLKIVACFEPSSTLLLLSHARVKTLSDLAGKTIAVGAVNGAPTRIARMILQQAKLNPDKEIKFLSVGAAQARLALMKQGLADGAMVPPPFDVEGKKLGYIVLARTHELLSFPQSGLAIHAKRLKDKPDEIKRMIKAGIKANGYIRSNRDGTIKFLMEWQRAGAEIAAATYDSIWRVYNADGGIPMDGLGLVVQDTKELLELKQATLVSDFVDLSALRAAQTELGIKFK
- a CDS encoding ABC transporter substrate-binding protein — encoded protein: MKICQVATCITIAAICFASLSLQAQEKKLDKLRVGGGSASAAQMSIWFAKEGNFYEKHGLNVEVISIPGSSLAIQAMLSGELPIIQAGGAGPIQAALSGTDTVILATIVKKFNWWIYGQANIARMEDLKGKVFGVTRFGTQSDLASRIALRKAGLEPDRDVTMVQTGGPAETVTAMAAGRVNAAAISPPATLQAKRLKLRDLMDLTGLDVEYHVNGVVTTRRYLKANEDIARRFLRAYIEGAVRGMKDRAFAIKTMGKYFRTEDKEVLDETYELSIKNGFTVPPYPAGIPGLLQDLERTTPKAKGAKPEDFFDNRLVRELDQSGFVKSLLAAK
- a CDS encoding MBL fold metallo-hydrolase, which produces MAQTNDNIFRVTLLGTGAPPPRLDRFGPSTLVEVGGQKFIFDAGRGAMQRLHQLAIPFSDINGLFLTHHHSDHVVGFPDLWLTGWIGRPWGMRAQPLAVYGPVGTRQMMEHLPLAFHVDIRVRSKSYQSDGVQLAPQEISEGVVFDGDGVKISAFEVDHGGEELPAFGYRIDYQNRAVVLSGDTTFNENLIRHAQGVDLLVHEVTAVAGGAAEDPKQLKRIGANHTTPEQAGEVFARTKPKLAVYNHLLLFGSATAQDLIPATRKRYDGPLLVGEDLLQIDIGAEIQTKQVSAKG